The Kitasatospora setae KM-6054 genome contains a region encoding:
- the smc gene encoding chromosome segregation protein SMC translates to MHLKSLTLRGFKSFASATTLRFEPGITCVVGPNGSGKSNVVDALSWVMGEQGAKSLRGGKMEDVIFAGTSGRPPLGRAEVSLTIDNTDGALPIDYSEVTITRTMFRNGGSEYALNGTVCRLLDIQELLSDSGIGREMHVIVGQGQLDSVLHADPMGRRAFIEEAAGVLKHRKRKEKALRKLDAMQTNLNRVQDLVAELRRQLGPLGRQARIARRAAGIQAELRDARLRLLADDLLTLRRAVEAEVADELALKLRRTTVEQELAAAIQREAVLEAQVEQLGPALEAARQTWYRLSSLAERTRGTIGLAEARIRAAATAGQLEERRGRDPEDLEREAARVREDEAALEEALEQARYALAEATEERADLERALADEETRLKAAARAIADRREGLARLQGTAAAARTRAAAAEAETDRLATARDEALLRAEAARAEHQHLSERGAEFTADEQEAEERHDRARAAHRDAERAASTARDALAAAEQERAALTARHDALALGLRRKDGSGALLGRPGVLGPVAELLTVATGFELAVAAALGAAAEAVAVTDPAAAADALDRLRAEDAGRAALLIADAPARPVPPTPATSAGARWAGELVDGPPGPAAAARRLLARTAVVEDLDTARELIAADPDWQAVTRAGDLFSAALAQGGSPGAPSPLETRAAVAEAARGIEELAARCERLAAELAAARELRAELAAETERLAALRRQGERRRAELAGALGRSGGAARAAADEAERTAAAAAAAADALAGARAAAEESAARLAAAEEIADGGEDEPDPAERDRLALAASAARQAETEARLAVRTHEERVRNLAGRADQLDRAARAEREARARAAERRDRARREGATAGAVATGARHLLGRIEETLAAAETERAAVEADRAVREAELRQFREHGRALKAELDRLVDAGHRDEVLRAEKRMRIEQLESRALEEFGIAAAELLAGYGPDQPVPPPPPADGAEPAAEDAGDGGDGGDAGDGARPYVRAEVERRLKAAERAHQQLGKVNPLALEEFAALEARHRFLGEQLDDLRKSRRDLMDIVRDVDTRVEQLFTAAYHDTAAQFEGVFARLFPGGEGRLLLTDPENMLTTGVEVEARPPGKKVKRLSLLSGGERSLTAVALLVSIFKARPSPFYVMDEVEAALDETNLRRLVGIMEELRESSQLIVITHQKLTMESADALYGVTMKGDGISQVISQRLRVPGQERADGPHGGAPDGHRTAPEPAQPGPA, encoded by the coding sequence GTGCACCTCAAGAGCCTGACCCTGCGCGGGTTCAAGTCCTTCGCCTCGGCGACCACCCTGCGCTTCGAACCCGGCATCACCTGCGTGGTCGGCCCCAACGGCTCCGGCAAGTCCAACGTCGTCGACGCGCTCTCCTGGGTGATGGGCGAACAGGGCGCCAAGTCGCTGCGCGGCGGCAAGATGGAGGACGTCATCTTCGCCGGCACCAGCGGCCGCCCCCCGCTCGGCCGCGCCGAGGTCAGCCTCACCATCGACAACACCGACGGCGCGCTGCCCATCGACTACTCCGAAGTCACCATCACCCGGACGATGTTCCGCAACGGCGGCAGCGAGTACGCGCTCAACGGCACCGTCTGCCGACTGCTCGACATCCAGGAACTGCTCTCCGACTCCGGCATCGGCCGGGAGATGCACGTCATCGTCGGCCAGGGCCAGCTCGACTCCGTGCTGCACGCCGACCCGATGGGACGGCGCGCCTTCATCGAGGAGGCGGCCGGCGTCCTCAAGCACCGCAAGCGCAAGGAGAAGGCGCTGCGGAAACTCGACGCGATGCAGACCAACCTCAACCGGGTCCAGGACCTGGTCGCCGAACTGCGCCGCCAGCTCGGCCCGCTCGGCCGCCAGGCGAGGATCGCCCGCCGGGCCGCCGGGATCCAGGCCGAACTGCGCGACGCCCGGCTGCGGCTGCTCGCCGACGACCTGCTCACGCTGCGCCGCGCCGTCGAGGCCGAGGTCGCCGACGAACTCGCGCTGAAGCTCCGCCGCACCACCGTCGAACAGGAACTCGCCGCCGCCATCCAGCGCGAAGCCGTCCTGGAGGCCCAGGTCGAGCAGCTCGGGCCCGCCCTGGAGGCCGCCCGGCAGACCTGGTACCGGCTCTCCTCGCTCGCCGAGCGCACCCGCGGCACCATCGGCCTCGCCGAGGCCCGGATCCGCGCCGCCGCCACCGCGGGCCAGCTGGAGGAACGCCGCGGCCGCGACCCCGAGGACCTCGAACGCGAGGCCGCCCGGGTCCGCGAGGACGAGGCCGCCCTCGAGGAGGCCCTCGAACAGGCCCGGTACGCGCTGGCCGAGGCCACCGAGGAACGCGCCGACCTCGAACGCGCCCTCGCCGACGAGGAGACCCGGCTCAAGGCCGCCGCCCGCGCCATCGCCGACCGCCGCGAGGGCCTCGCCCGGCTCCAGGGCACCGCCGCCGCCGCCCGCACCCGGGCCGCCGCCGCCGAGGCCGAGACCGACCGGCTCGCCACCGCCCGCGACGAGGCGCTGCTGCGCGCCGAAGCCGCCCGCGCCGAACACCAGCACCTCAGCGAGCGGGGCGCCGAGTTCACCGCGGACGAGCAGGAGGCCGAGGAACGGCACGACCGCGCCCGCGCGGCCCACCGGGACGCCGAACGCGCCGCCTCGACCGCCCGCGACGCGCTCGCCGCCGCCGAACAGGAACGCGCCGCGCTCACCGCCCGGCACGACGCCCTCGCCCTCGGCCTGCGCCGCAAGGACGGCAGCGGCGCCCTGCTCGGCCGCCCCGGCGTCCTCGGCCCCGTCGCCGAACTCCTCACCGTCGCAACCGGGTTCGAACTCGCGGTGGCCGCCGCGCTCGGCGCCGCCGCCGAAGCCGTCGCCGTCACCGATCCGGCCGCCGCCGCCGACGCGCTCGACCGGCTGCGCGCCGAGGACGCCGGCCGCGCCGCGCTGCTGATCGCCGACGCGCCGGCCCGGCCCGTCCCGCCGACCCCGGCCACGAGCGCGGGCGCGCGGTGGGCCGGCGAACTGGTCGACGGCCCGCCCGGCCCGGCGGCCGCCGCCCGCCGACTGCTGGCCCGTACCGCCGTCGTCGAAGACCTCGACACCGCACGGGAGTTGATCGCCGCCGACCCCGACTGGCAGGCCGTCACCCGGGCCGGCGACCTGTTCTCCGCCGCCCTCGCCCAGGGCGGCTCGCCCGGCGCGCCCAGCCCGCTGGAGACCCGGGCCGCCGTCGCCGAGGCCGCCCGCGGCATCGAGGAACTCGCCGCCCGCTGCGAACGGCTGGCCGCCGAACTCGCCGCCGCCCGCGAGCTGCGCGCCGAACTCGCCGCCGAGACCGAGCGGCTGGCCGCCCTGCGGCGCCAGGGCGAACGGCGCCGGGCCGAACTCGCCGGCGCCCTCGGCCGCTCCGGCGGCGCCGCCCGGGCCGCCGCCGACGAGGCCGAACGCACCGCGGCCGCCGCGGCCGCCGCCGCCGACGCCCTCGCCGGGGCCCGCGCCGCCGCCGAGGAGTCCGCCGCCCGGCTGGCCGCCGCCGAGGAGATCGCCGACGGCGGCGAGGACGAACCCGACCCCGCCGAACGCGACCGGCTCGCCCTCGCCGCCTCCGCCGCCCGGCAGGCCGAGACGGAGGCCAGGCTCGCCGTCCGCACCCACGAGGAGCGGGTCCGCAACCTGGCCGGCCGGGCCGACCAGCTCGACCGCGCCGCCCGCGCCGAACGCGAGGCCCGCGCCCGCGCCGCCGAACGCCGCGACCGCGCCCGCCGCGAGGGCGCCACCGCCGGCGCCGTCGCCACCGGCGCCCGCCACCTGCTCGGCCGGATCGAGGAGACCCTCGCCGCCGCCGAGACCGAACGCGCCGCCGTCGAGGCCGACCGGGCCGTCCGGGAGGCCGAACTGCGGCAGTTCCGCGAGCACGGCCGCGCGCTCAAGGCCGAACTCGACCGGCTGGTCGACGCCGGCCACCGCGACGAGGTGCTGCGCGCCGAGAAGCGGATGCGGATCGAACAGCTGGAGTCCCGGGCGCTGGAGGAGTTCGGCATCGCCGCCGCCGAACTCCTGGCCGGCTACGGCCCCGACCAGCCCGTCCCGCCCCCGCCGCCCGCGGACGGCGCCGAGCCCGCCGCCGAGGACGCCGGGGACGGCGGGGACGGCGGGGACGCCGGGGACGGCGCCCGCCCGTACGTCCGGGCCGAGGTCGAGCGGCGGCTCAAGGCCGCCGAGCGCGCCCACCAGCAGCTCGGCAAGGTCAACCCGCTCGCGCTGGAGGAGTTCGCCGCGCTGGAGGCCAGGCACCGGTTCCTCGGCGAACAGCTCGACGACCTGCGCAAGAGCCGCCGCGACCTGATGGACATCGTCCGCGACGTCGACACCCGGGTCGAGCAGCTGTTCACCGCCGCCTACCACGACACCGCCGCCCAGTTCGAGGGCGTCTTCGCCCGGCTGTTCCCCGGCGGCGAGGGCCGGCTGCTGCTCACCGACCCGGAGAACATGCTCACCACCGGCGTGGAGGTCGAGGCCCGGCCGCCCGGCAAGAAGGTCAAGCGGCTCTCGCTGCTCTCCGGCGGCGAGCGCTCGCTCACCGCCGTCGCCCTGCTGGTGTCGATCTTCAAGGCCAGGCCCAGCCCGTTCTACGTCATGGACGAGGTCGAGGCCGCGCTCGACGAGACCAACCTGCGGCGGCTGGTCGGGATCATGGAGGAGCTGCGGGAGAGCTCCCAGCTGATCGTCATCACCCACCAGAAGCTCACCATGGAGTCCGCCGACGCCCTCTACGGCGTCACCATGAAGGGCGACGGCATCTCGCAGGTGATCAGCCAGCGGCTGCGGGTGCCCGGACAGGAGCGCGCGGACGGGCCGCACGGCGGGGCCCCGGACGGGCACAGGACGGCGCCGGAGCCCGCGCAACCGGGACCGGCCTAG
- the ftsY gene encoding signal recognition particle-docking protein FtsY, translated as MEYVILAVVIAVVAIGAITGLVVSGKRRRELDQPSPRPTVTAPAEPEAAKPEQVKAPPAEAQAPEAPEAPETAQPETAEPGTAQPEAAEPGTAEEVRAEEAEAAPAIEVPEPTAGRLVRLRSRLSRSQSTLGKGLLTLLSRDRLDEDTWEEIEETLLTADVGVGATQELVDNLRTRVKVLGTRTPDELRGLLREELVKLIGTEADRTVRSVKHGDGPAVVLVVGVNGVGKTTTTGKLARVLVADGRKVVLGAADTFRAAAADQLQTWGERVGAHTVRGPEGGDPASVAFDAVKQGIADGVDTVLVDTAGRLHTKTGLMDELGKVKRVVEKHGPVDEVLLVLDATTGQNGLVQARVFAEVVDITGIVLTKLDGTAKGGIVISVQRELGVPVKLIGLGEGADDLAPFEPGAFVDALLG; from the coding sequence ATGGAATACGTGATCCTTGCCGTTGTCATTGCGGTGGTCGCCATCGGCGCGATCACCGGACTCGTCGTCTCCGGCAAACGACGCAGAGAACTGGACCAGCCGAGCCCGCGGCCGACCGTCACCGCGCCCGCCGAGCCGGAAGCGGCGAAGCCGGAGCAGGTGAAGGCCCCGCCCGCCGAGGCACAGGCACCCGAGGCCCCCGAGGCCCCCGAGACCGCCCAGCCCGAGACCGCCGAGCCCGGGACCGCCCAGCCCGAGGCCGCCGAGCCCGGGACCGCCGAGGAGGTGCGCGCCGAGGAGGCCGAGGCCGCGCCCGCGATCGAGGTGCCGGAGCCCACCGCCGGCCGCCTGGTGCGGCTGCGCTCCCGGCTCTCCCGCTCGCAGTCGACCCTCGGCAAGGGCCTGCTCACGCTGCTCTCCCGGGACCGCCTCGACGAGGACACCTGGGAGGAGATCGAGGAGACCCTGCTCACCGCGGACGTCGGCGTCGGCGCCACCCAGGAGCTGGTCGACAACCTGCGCACCCGGGTCAAGGTCCTCGGCACCCGCACCCCCGACGAGCTGCGCGGCCTGCTCCGGGAGGAGCTGGTCAAGCTGATCGGCACCGAGGCCGACCGCACCGTCCGCTCGGTCAAGCACGGGGACGGCCCGGCCGTGGTGCTGGTGGTCGGCGTCAACGGCGTCGGCAAGACCACCACCACCGGCAAGCTCGCCCGGGTCCTGGTCGCCGACGGCCGGAAGGTCGTGCTCGGCGCCGCCGACACCTTCCGCGCCGCCGCCGCCGACCAGCTGCAGACCTGGGGCGAGCGGGTCGGCGCGCACACCGTGCGCGGCCCCGAGGGCGGCGACCCCGCGTCCGTCGCCTTCGACGCCGTCAAGCAGGGCATCGCGGACGGCGTCGACACCGTCCTGGTCGACACCGCGGGCCGGCTGCACACCAAGACCGGCCTGATGGACGAGCTGGGCAAGGTCAAGCGGGTCGTCGAGAAGCACGGCCCGGTCGACGAGGTGCTGCTCGTGCTGGACGCCACCACCGGCCAGAACGGCCTGGTGCAGGCCCGGGTGTTCGCCGAGGTGGTCGACATCACCGGCATCGTGCTCACCAAGCTCGACGGCACCGCGAAGGGCGGCATCGTCATCTCGGTGCAGCGCGAACTGGGCGTCCCGGTCAAGCTGATCGGCCTCGGCGAGGGCGCGGACGACCTCGCGCCGTTCGAGCCGGGCGCGTTCGTGGACGCCCTGCTGGGCTGA